The Neodiprion lecontei isolate iyNeoLeco1 chromosome 2, iyNeoLeco1.1, whole genome shotgun sequence genome segment AGCAACAAATGTCCGCTGCTCCCTTCAGAGGGAATTTCGAAACCTCTATATATGTACTTCATCAATACATCAACCAGATCTCTGTCCAATTTTGCTACGGCGTCTTCaatttgatttgatttaaTGCTCAATAGAACCTTAAGTGTAAGGTTCAAAGCATTGTCCTATAAAAATCGTTGTTGATCAGAATCAATAGGTTGGTCAAAAACGTAGCAACCCTTTGCAATTTACCTTTACTTGTTGATTCTTGCATCCGAGAGGTGCAGACTTGAGTACGGATATCAGAGCTTCCACGTTTTTCCCCTTGAGTCTTTgataaggaaaatatttatttttgaactgAAAGATTGCAAATTTAAGCACAGATTAAAGTGGATGTAAAGGATATTGTCCAAGAAGTGTAATGATTTCATTCTCATCAGGGCCAGCAGTTCCGCCGTCACCCTCTTCCTCTTTGAAATTATCTTCATTGTACTGGTCgacatcaatttttcgaaaagctGAGCTCGAAGTGTTTTTTGACATTGTAACTGTCACTCGTACACGATTAGTCACGACGTTAACGTTCGCGGTCAGTTTAGGTTAGGGTTCCTCAGACACGCCTTGACAGCTGCGGGCACGATTCTTCCATATTGGTCACggccacggtcttacatacaggtcttgcaAAGACGGTGGTGCGGGTAGACCCGCTTAGTGTCTAAAACTCGTAGTATCGATTTACGCCGCAAGATGTGCTCATGGTGTCGAGGGAATGTCGGGGCTTCATATACGACTGGACAGAAGTAGCTTCCATATATGTTTCTCCCACTTCTCTCTGGAATGGGCAGGGGGAAGCAGACCCGGTACCCCCGGTACCGATGCAGATAGCGGCGTGTAAATTCTGTTCTTTGCAAACCTATGTAATTCCGTGCCGAGTCGGTAAGTCGGGAAGTATAGGGCATACTGTCCCCATGGTTGACAGTCCTTTATGTAATTTTTAGTTACTGGTCGGGTCAACGTTTCCACCTATCTACTTCCATCGTGTGTCCATCTCTTTATAGATATCAGT includes the following:
- the LOC107222235 gene encoding actin-related protein 2/3 complex subunit 5, with the protein product MSKNTSSSAFRKIDVDQYNEDNFKEEEGDGGTAGPDENEIITLLGQGKNVEALISVLKSAPLGCKNQQVKDNALNLTLKVLLSIKSNQIEDAVAKLDRDLVDVLMKYIYRGFEIPSEGSSGHLLLWHEKVYNVGGVGSIVRVLSDSKQA